A genomic stretch from Mycobacterium cookii includes:
- a CDS encoding transglutaminase family protein encodes MTIKVALEHRTSYTFDRPVRVFPHVVRLRPAPHSRTPIEAYSLRVEPADHFVNWQQDAVGNFVYRLTFPNPTSQLTITVGLIADLKVINPFDFFIEDWAETWPSSGIFSYPEPLAEDLKPYLRPVDEEGPGSGPGELVQAWVRNFAVPEGTRTINFLVELNRRINHDLSYSVRMEHGVQTPDFTLRTGVGSCRDFAWLLVSIARQMGLAARFVSGYLVQLTSDVKALDGPSGPAADFTDLHAWAEVYIPGAGWIGLDPTSGLFAGEGHIPLAATPHPSGAAPITGGIEPCESVLEFSNTVTRIHEDPRVTLPYTDEAWATIQDVARGVDERLTAADVRLTVGGEPTFVSVDNQVDDEWTTAADGPHKRQRASDLAARLKAQWAPHGLVHRGQGRWYPGEPLPRWQIGLYWRTDGQPLWPDATLLADPWAVEAVGPPAADSAAHDLLAAIADGLGLPLSQVRPAYEDPLSRVAAKARLPEGDPVASDDDLDPETGGDTAATRAALLARLDESTDEPAAFVLPLHRRDDGSGWASADWRLRRGRVVLVDGDSPAGLRLPLDAISWKPPRPTFDTDPTTVGDELHPSTAKADVDDDETAPTTAMVAEVRDGLLYVFMPPSEALDHFVDLIGRVHDAAAAIGCPVVIEGYEPPPDPRLTSTTITPDPGVIEVNVAPTASFAEQSRQLETLYEQARLARLSTESFDVDGSHGGTGGGNHITLGGITPKDSPLLRRPDLLVSLLTYWQRHPSLSYLFAGRFVGTTSQAPRVDEGRAEALYELEIAFAEIDRLTSLSEDAQPKPWLTDRALRHLLTDITGNTHRAEFCIDKLYSPDSPRGRLGLLELRGFEMPPHLRMAMVQSLLVRSLVAWFWDEPLRAPLIRHGSNLHGRYLLPHFLIHDIADVAADLRAHGIAFETNWLDPFTEFRFPRIGTAVFDGVEIELRGAIEPWNTLGEESTATGTARYVDSSVERLQVRVIGADRHRYLLTCNGFPVPLLATDNPDIHVGGVRFRAWQPPSALHPSITVDGPLQFELVDLTTSTSRGGCTYHIAHPGGRAYDEPPVNAVEAESRRARRFEATGFTSGKLDLSDVREMQARISTDIGAPGILDLRRVRTVLR; translated from the coding sequence ATGACCATCAAAGTGGCACTGGAGCACCGCACCAGTTACACCTTTGACCGGCCGGTCCGGGTCTTCCCGCACGTCGTGCGGCTGCGCCCGGCACCTCACTCGCGCACGCCGATCGAGGCCTACTCGCTGCGGGTCGAGCCCGCCGACCACTTCGTCAACTGGCAACAGGACGCGGTCGGCAACTTCGTCTACCGGCTGACCTTCCCGAATCCGACGAGCCAGCTGACCATCACCGTCGGGCTCATCGCCGACCTCAAGGTGATCAACCCCTTCGACTTCTTCATCGAGGACTGGGCCGAGACGTGGCCGTCATCCGGCATATTCAGCTACCCCGAGCCGTTGGCGGAAGACCTCAAGCCATATCTGCGACCCGTCGACGAGGAGGGCCCCGGCTCCGGGCCCGGCGAACTCGTGCAGGCCTGGGTGCGTAACTTCGCGGTGCCGGAGGGCACCCGCACGATCAACTTCCTGGTGGAGCTGAACCGGCGGATCAACCACGACCTCAGCTACAGCGTCCGGATGGAACACGGCGTCCAGACGCCGGACTTCACGCTGCGAACCGGGGTCGGCTCCTGTCGCGACTTCGCCTGGCTGCTGGTGTCGATCGCGCGCCAGATGGGGCTGGCCGCCCGTTTCGTGTCCGGCTACCTGGTCCAGCTGACCTCCGACGTCAAGGCGCTCGACGGGCCCTCGGGTCCGGCGGCCGACTTCACCGACCTGCACGCCTGGGCCGAGGTGTACATCCCCGGTGCGGGCTGGATCGGGCTGGACCCGACGTCGGGGCTGTTCGCCGGCGAGGGCCACATCCCGCTGGCAGCCACCCCGCATCCGTCGGGCGCGGCGCCGATCACCGGCGGGATCGAGCCGTGCGAGTCGGTGCTGGAGTTCTCCAACACGGTCACCCGCATCCACGAAGACCCCCGCGTGACGCTGCCCTACACCGACGAAGCGTGGGCGACCATTCAGGACGTCGCCCGCGGTGTCGACGAGCGACTGACCGCCGCCGACGTGCGGCTCACCGTCGGCGGCGAACCGACGTTCGTCTCGGTGGACAACCAGGTCGACGACGAGTGGACCACCGCCGCCGACGGCCCGCACAAGCGGCAACGCGCATCCGACCTGGCCGCGCGGCTCAAAGCGCAGTGGGCCCCGCACGGGCTGGTGCACCGCGGGCAGGGCCGCTGGTACCCCGGAGAACCGTTGCCGCGCTGGCAGATCGGCCTGTATTGGCGCACCGACGGCCAGCCCCTGTGGCCGGATGCCACGCTGCTCGCCGACCCCTGGGCCGTCGAGGCGGTCGGCCCGCCGGCGGCCGACTCGGCCGCCCACGACTTGCTGGCCGCCATCGCCGACGGGCTGGGCCTGCCGCTGTCGCAGGTGCGGCCCGCTTACGAGGATCCGCTGTCCCGGGTGGCTGCCAAAGCCCGTCTGCCCGAAGGTGACCCGGTGGCGTCGGATGACGACTTGGACCCCGAAACCGGCGGGGACACCGCCGCGACACGCGCCGCGTTGCTGGCGCGCCTCGACGAATCCACCGACGAGCCAGCGGCATTCGTGTTGCCGCTGCACCGCCGCGACGATGGCTCCGGCTGGGCCAGCGCCGACTGGCGGCTGCGTCGCGGCCGCGTCGTGCTGGTGGACGGCGACTCGCCGGCGGGTCTTCGGCTGCCGCTCGACGCGATCAGCTGGAAGCCGCCGCGACCGACCTTTGACACCGACCCGACCACTGTCGGCGACGAACTGCACCCCTCCACGGCGAAGGCCGACGTCGACGATGACGAGACCGCACCGACCACCGCAATGGTCGCCGAGGTCCGCGACGGGCTGCTCTATGTGTTCATGCCGCCGAGCGAGGCGCTGGACCACTTCGTCGACCTGATCGGCCGGGTGCACGACGCGGCGGCGGCGATCGGCTGTCCGGTCGTCATCGAGGGTTACGAGCCGCCGCCCGACCCACGGCTGACGTCGACGACGATCACCCCCGACCCGGGCGTCATCGAAGTCAACGTCGCGCCCACCGCCAGTTTCGCCGAGCAGAGCCGACAGCTCGAAACCCTCTACGAGCAAGCCAGATTAGCGCGGTTGTCCACCGAGTCGTTCGACGTCGACGGCAGCCACGGCGGCACCGGCGGCGGAAACCACATCACGCTGGGCGGCATCACCCCGAAGGATTCGCCGCTGCTGCGCCGGCCGGACCTGCTGGTCTCGCTGCTGACGTATTGGCAGCGACACCCGTCGTTGTCCTACCTGTTCGCCGGCCGCTTCGTCGGCACCACCTCGCAGGCACCGCGGGTGGACGAGGGCCGCGCCGAGGCGCTCTACGAACTCGAGATCGCATTCGCCGAAATCGACCGGCTCACTTCGCTTTCCGAGGACGCCCAGCCCAAGCCATGGTTGACCGACCGGGCACTGCGGCATCTGCTGACCGACATCACCGGCAACACGCACCGCGCCGAATTCTGCATCGACAAGCTCTACAGCCCGGACAGCCCGCGCGGCCGACTCGGCCTGTTGGAGCTGCGTGGCTTCGAGATGCCACCGCATCTGCGGATGGCGATGGTGCAGTCACTGCTGGTGCGTTCACTCGTGGCCTGGTTCTGGGACGAGCCGCTGCGGGCTCCGCTGATCCGGCACGGCTCCAACCTGCACGGGCGATACCTGTTGCCGCACTTCCTGATCCACGACATCGCCGACGTCGCTGCGGACCTGCGCGCGCACGGGATCGCGTTCGAGACCAACTGGCTGGACCCGTTCACCGAATTCCGCTTCCCGCGCATCGGCACCGCGGTGTTCGACGGCGTCGAGATCGAGCTTCGCGGGGCGATCGAGCCGTGGAACACGCTCGGCGAGGAGTCCACCGCCACCGGCACGGCCCGCTATGTCGACTCGTCGGTAGAGCGCCTGCAGGTGCGCGTCATCGGCGCCGACCGCCACCGTTACCTGTTGACCTGCAACGGCTTTCCGGTTCCGCTGCTGGCCACCGACAACCCCGACATCCACGTCGGCGGTGTGCGGTTCCGGGCCTGGCAACCGCCCAGCGCGCTGCACCCCAGCATCACCGTCGACGGCCCGCTGCAGTTCGAGCTCGTCGACCTCACCACGTCGACGTCACGCGGCGGCTGCACCTACCACATCGCCCACCCCGGCGGGCGCGCCTACGACGAGCCGCCCGTCAACGCCGTGGAAGCCGAATCCCGTCGCGCCCGCCGCTTCGAGGCCACCGGTTTCACCTCGGGCAAGCTCGACCTGTCCGACGTCCGTGAAATGCAAGCGCGAATTTCCACAGACATCGGCGCGCCGGGCATCCTCGACCTGCGACGCGTGCGTACCGTCCTGCGGTAA
- a CDS encoding transglutaminase family protein, whose translation MTHRTEYRYSDVVTSSYGRGFLTPRDLLRQRCLFHELRISPAPADSSTSRDSYGNTSSYFHVTEPHRTLTVTSESVVEVYPSPPERWGAGPALAPWEHARPRGVRGALATEFTLDLNPPEITDAVRDYAAPSFIPERPLVEVLRDLTTRIYTDFTYRSGSTTVSTGVNEVLTAREGVCQDFARLAIACLRANGLAASYVSGYLATSPPPGKDRMIGIDATHAWTAVWTPQPPGQFEWLGLDPTNDQMVDERYVIVGRGRDYADVPPLRGIIYTNAKDSKIDVAVDVVPDEGGELNA comes from the coding sequence ATCACCCACCGCACCGAGTACCGCTATTCGGACGTGGTCACCAGTTCCTACGGTCGCGGGTTCCTGACCCCGCGCGATCTGCTGCGGCAACGTTGCCTGTTCCACGAGCTGCGAATCTCGCCCGCCCCGGCGGACAGTTCGACCAGCCGCGACTCTTACGGCAACACCAGCTCCTACTTCCATGTCACCGAGCCGCACCGGACGCTGACCGTCACCAGCGAGTCGGTTGTCGAGGTGTACCCGTCGCCGCCGGAACGCTGGGGCGCCGGGCCGGCGCTCGCACCATGGGAACACGCCCGGCCGCGCGGAGTGCGCGGCGCACTGGCCACCGAATTCACCCTCGACCTGAATCCACCCGAGATCACCGACGCCGTACGCGATTACGCGGCGCCGAGCTTCATCCCCGAACGTCCGCTGGTCGAGGTGCTGCGCGACCTCACGACGCGGATCTACACCGACTTCACCTACCGGTCCGGATCGACCACGGTATCCACCGGCGTCAATGAGGTTCTGACGGCCCGCGAAGGGGTATGTCAGGATTTCGCACGGCTGGCGATAGCTTGCCTGCGCGCCAACGGTTTGGCGGCCAGTTACGTGTCCGGCTACTTGGCCACCAGTCCTCCCCCCGGAAAGGACCGCATGATCGGTATTGACGCAACCCACGCCTGGACCGCCGTGTGGACACCGCAGCCACCCGGCCAGTTCGAGTGGCTCGGCTTGGATCCCACCAACGATCAGATGGTCGACGAGCGGTACGTCATCGTCGGGCGAGGCCGCGACTACGCGGACGTGCCGCCGTTGCGCGGCATCATCTACACCAATGCCAAGGACAGCAAGATCGATGTCGCCGTCGACGTCGTGCCCGATGAGGGTGGCGAACTCAATGCGTGA
- a CDS encoding NINE protein, producing the protein MTFQQPAAGWYPDPSGGPGQRFWDGRQWVAAPPVPAPAVAPFGGVGYHGVDASGRPLSDKSKLVAGLLQLFLGGIGIGRFYLGYIGIGFAQLAITVFTLGLAGWIWPLIDAILILTGKMPDAQGRTLRD; encoded by the coding sequence ATGACGTTTCAACAACCGGCTGCAGGCTGGTACCCGGATCCGAGCGGCGGGCCAGGACAACGGTTCTGGGATGGCCGGCAATGGGTTGCGGCACCGCCCGTTCCAGCTCCGGCCGTCGCGCCCTTCGGCGGAGTGGGCTACCACGGCGTGGATGCGAGCGGGCGGCCGCTGTCGGACAAAAGCAAGCTGGTGGCCGGTCTCCTGCAGCTTTTCCTCGGAGGCATCGGCATCGGACGCTTCTACCTCGGCTACATCGGGATCGGCTTTGCGCAACTCGCGATCACCGTTTTCACCCTGGGACTTGCCGGGTGGATATGGCCGTTGATCGACGCCATCCTGATCCTCACCGGCAAGATGCCTGACGCGCAGGGGCGCACCCTTCGCGATTGA
- a CDS encoding DUF3097 domain-containing protein produces the protein MDDRYGSDVLARDPHGSRKPRSVEVPIELGMVVEDAQTGYVGAVVRVEYGRMQLEDRRGATKSFPVGPGYLVDGKPVILTAPRRPAPKSAARTASGSVAVTGARARVARTGRIYVEGRHDAELVEQVWGDDLRIEGVVVEYLGGVDDLVGIVEQFRPGPQRRLGVLVDHLVPGSKESRLADAVRRGPGGADTLVVGHPFVDIWQAVKPARLGLAQWPVIPRGTEWKHGICDALGWPHADQADIAAAWRRIRGRVRDWTDLDAALIGRVEELIDFVTRP, from the coding sequence GTGGACGATCGTTACGGCTCCGACGTACTGGCACGCGACCCGCACGGCTCGCGCAAGCCCCGATCGGTCGAAGTGCCAATAGAACTCGGCATGGTCGTCGAGGACGCGCAAACCGGCTACGTCGGCGCGGTGGTTCGCGTCGAGTACGGCCGGATGCAACTTGAGGACCGCCGCGGGGCCACCAAATCCTTCCCGGTCGGGCCCGGGTACCTGGTGGACGGCAAACCGGTGATCCTGACCGCCCCGCGTCGTCCAGCGCCGAAAAGCGCCGCTCGCACCGCATCCGGCTCGGTGGCGGTGACCGGCGCCCGTGCCCGGGTGGCCCGGACCGGACGGATCTATGTCGAGGGACGCCACGACGCCGAACTCGTCGAGCAGGTGTGGGGCGACGATCTGCGGATCGAAGGCGTGGTGGTCGAATACCTCGGCGGCGTCGACGATCTCGTCGGCATTGTGGAGCAGTTCCGGCCCGGCCCGCAGCGACGGTTGGGTGTGCTGGTCGATCATCTGGTGCCCGGGTCGAAGGAGTCGCGGCTGGCCGACGCGGTGCGCCGGGGCCCGGGCGGCGCGGACACGCTCGTCGTCGGGCACCCGTTCGTCGACATCTGGCAAGCCGTCAAACCGGCCCGCCTCGGCCTGGCGCAGTGGCCGGTGATTCCGCGCGGAACCGAGTGGAAGCACGGCATCTGCGACGCGCTGGGCTGGCCGCACGCAGACCAGGCCGATATCGCCGCGGCCTGGCGCCGCATCCGCGGCCGGGTCCGCGACTGGACCGACCTGGACGCCGCGTTGATCGGCCGGGTGGAAGAGCTGATCGACTTCGTCACCCGGCCGTGA
- a CDS encoding DUF2189 domain-containing protein yields the protein MSQPPEYPGNPSEPWSDNPHPGNYPRPGYGPPPGPPPGYGPPPGPPPGYGPPPGPPPGYGPPPQPGYGPPPGYPPPPGYGPPPGYGPPGYGPPPGQGFDIGQAFSWAWNKFTQNLGPLILAMLVYAVVGIVVHGLVFVLLGGATAENPGTDGNYAASFSAGLGTVGTLVLSIVSFVFGIFVQAAFLSGGLDLADGRPVSVGSFFKPRNFGSVVLAGALLSVISAVLDLPALLPNFLFAFLSFVAIIVFTFFALFTIAFATDRGLSPIDALKASVSTVRSHIGDTLLSFLVQGLVLFLGFLACGVGILVAAPVALLIQVYTYRKLSGGPVAP from the coding sequence ATGAGCCAACCTCCGGAGTATCCCGGCAACCCGAGCGAGCCGTGGAGCGACAACCCGCACCCGGGCAACTACCCGCGACCCGGGTACGGCCCTCCCCCAGGACCGCCGCCGGGCTACGGACCACCGCCGGGGCCGCCGCCGGGTTACGGTCCGCCTCCGGGTCCGCCCCCGGGCTACGGCCCGCCGCCTCAGCCCGGCTACGGACCGCCGCCCGGTTATCCCCCGCCGCCCGGCTACGGGCCGCCGCCCGGCTACGGGCCCCCGGGCTATGGCCCTCCCCCCGGGCAGGGGTTCGACATCGGTCAGGCGTTCAGCTGGGCGTGGAATAAGTTCACTCAGAATCTTGGGCCGCTGATCCTGGCGATGCTGGTCTATGCGGTCGTGGGGATTGTCGTGCACGGCCTGGTATTCGTGCTCCTCGGCGGCGCCACGGCCGAGAACCCTGGTACAGACGGAAATTACGCCGCATCGTTCTCCGCGGGCCTGGGCACCGTCGGCACGCTGGTCCTGTCGATCGTGTCGTTCGTCTTCGGCATTTTCGTCCAGGCGGCGTTCCTGTCCGGAGGGCTCGATCTCGCCGACGGGCGGCCGGTCAGCGTCGGCTCGTTCTTCAAGCCGCGCAATTTCGGCAGCGTGGTCCTGGCTGGCGCACTGCTCAGTGTGATCAGCGCCGTCCTGGACCTGCCCGCACTGCTGCCCAATTTCCTGTTCGCGTTCCTGTCGTTCGTGGCGATCATCGTCTTCACGTTTTTCGCGCTGTTCACCATCGCGTTCGCAACGGACCGTGGTTTGTCGCCCATCGATGCGCTGAAGGCCAGCGTCAGCACGGTCAGATCGCACATCGGCGACACGCTGCTGTCGTTCCTGGTCCAGGGCCTGGTGCTGTTCCTCGGCTTTTTGGCCTGCGGCGTCGGCATCCTGGTCGCCGCGCCGGTGGCGCTGCTCATCCAGGTCTATACCTACCGGAAACTCTCCGGCGGCCCGGTCGCGCCCTAG
- a CDS encoding circularly permuted type 2 ATP-grasp protein: MTVHSSESSAVAHHRTDVDQLLAGYRAARSQEALFDLRPPGLRGPVSGYDEFVDRAGNVQPGWTELADVVGDRGRAGLSRLSAAVRQLVDNDDITYTGVDPAKEPHAEPRPWRLDPLPLVVSASDWDVLEAGLVQRSRVLNAVLADLYGARRALTEGVLPPELLFAHPGYVRAANGIDVPGHHQLFMHACDVSRLPDGGFQVNADWTQAPSGAGYALADRRVLTQALPDLYERVGPRPTTPFAQALRLALIDAAADGVQDPVVVVLSPGIYSETAFDQAYLATLLGFPLVESADLVVRDGRLWMRSLGTLKRVDVVFRRVDATYTDPLDLRADSRLGVAGLIEAQRRGTVTVVNTVGSGILESAGLQRFLPELAKRLLGEAPLLAVAPSYWGGIDSERSHLLANLSSLLIRPTIGGQTLVGPTLSSARLAELASCIEAMPWQWVGQELPQFSSAPTSYGGEFSPGGVGLRLFTVAQRGGYAPMLGGLGYVLASGPSAYTLKTIAAKDVWVRPTERSRTETATLPAPETPVKTGAGTLGVSSPRVLSDLFWMGRYGERAENMARLLIVARRRYYEFRHRQETSESDCVPVLMAALGRITGTDIQADDAAEIIAIAPSTLWSLTMDRERPGSLVHSVDRLALAARAVRDQLSSDTWVVLAGVERALAHKSEPPDSLAEADAVLATAQSQTLVGMLTLAGVAGESMVHDVGWTLMDIGKRIERGLGLTALLNATLTTVRDPAAERTVIESALTAAESAVIYRRRTAGMVSVAALAELMLFDPTNPRSLVYQLERLRADLGDLPGSSGSSRPERMVAEMSTLLRRSHPAELEAVAGGRRKQLTDLLTSVHVALRELAEVIAATQLALPSDMQPLWGPGESRVLP; encoded by the coding sequence ATGACAGTTCACTCCAGCGAGTCGTCGGCGGTTGCTCACCACCGCACCGACGTCGATCAGCTGCTGGCCGGGTATCGCGCCGCGCGGTCCCAGGAGGCCCTGTTCGATCTGCGACCACCCGGCCTGCGCGGACCGGTCAGCGGTTACGACGAATTCGTCGACCGGGCCGGGAACGTCCAACCCGGGTGGACCGAGTTGGCCGACGTTGTCGGCGACCGCGGGCGGGCCGGGCTCAGCCGGCTCAGCGCCGCGGTGCGCCAACTGGTCGACAACGACGACATCACCTATACCGGCGTCGATCCCGCCAAGGAACCCCATGCCGAGCCGCGGCCGTGGCGCCTGGACCCGCTGCCACTGGTGGTGTCGGCCTCCGACTGGGATGTGCTCGAGGCCGGGCTGGTGCAGCGGTCGCGGGTGCTCAACGCGGTGCTCGCCGATCTGTACGGTGCCCGTCGCGCGCTCACCGAAGGTGTGCTGCCGCCGGAGTTGCTGTTCGCCCACCCCGGTTACGTGCGCGCGGCCAACGGAATCGACGTACCGGGCCACCACCAACTGTTCATGCATGCCTGCGATGTCAGCCGGCTGCCCGACGGTGGATTTCAGGTCAACGCCGACTGGACGCAGGCCCCGTCGGGTGCCGGGTACGCGCTGGCCGACCGCCGCGTTCTGACCCAGGCTCTCCCGGACCTCTACGAGCGGGTGGGGCCGCGGCCCACGACACCGTTCGCGCAGGCGCTGCGGTTGGCGTTGATCGACGCGGCGGCCGACGGCGTCCAGGACCCGGTCGTGGTGGTGCTCAGCCCGGGCATCTACTCCGAGACCGCGTTCGATCAGGCCTATCTCGCGACGCTGCTGGGTTTCCCGCTGGTGGAGAGCGCCGATCTGGTGGTGCGCGACGGCAGGCTGTGGATGCGCTCGCTGGGCACCCTCAAGCGCGTCGACGTGGTGTTCCGTCGGGTCGACGCGACGTACACCGACCCACTGGATCTGCGCGCCGATTCGCGGTTGGGGGTGGCCGGCCTGATCGAGGCGCAGCGCCGCGGGACGGTCACCGTGGTCAACACCGTTGGCAGCGGGATATTGGAAAGTGCTGGGCTGCAACGCTTTCTACCCGAGCTGGCCAAGCGGTTACTCGGCGAGGCGCCGTTACTGGCCGTCGCGCCGAGCTACTGGGGTGGCATCGACAGCGAACGTTCGCATCTACTGGCAAACCTTTCGTCGCTGTTGATCCGGCCCACTATCGGCGGACAAACCCTTGTCGGCCCGACGCTTTCGTCGGCGCGGCTGGCCGAGCTGGCGTCGTGCATCGAGGCGATGCCGTGGCAATGGGTCGGCCAGGAGCTGCCGCAGTTCTCGTCGGCGCCCACCAGCTACGGCGGCGAATTCTCCCCCGGCGGAGTGGGCCTGCGGTTGTTCACGGTGGCCCAGCGCGGCGGCTACGCGCCGATGCTGGGCGGTTTGGGCTACGTACTCGCGTCGGGGCCATCCGCCTACACGTTGAAAACTATTGCGGCCAAAGATGTCTGGGTGCGTCCCACCGAGCGTTCGCGCACCGAGACGGCGACCCTGCCGGCACCCGAGACGCCCGTGAAGACCGGTGCCGGCACGCTGGGCGTCAGCTCTCCGCGCGTGTTGTCCGACCTGTTCTGGATGGGACGTTACGGCGAACGGGCCGAGAACATGGCCCGGTTGTTGATCGTGGCACGCAGGCGTTACTACGAATTCCGGCATCGCCAGGAGACCTCGGAAAGCGATTGCGTGCCGGTGCTGATGGCCGCACTCGGCCGCATCACCGGCACCGACATCCAGGCCGACGACGCGGCCGAGATCATCGCGATCGCGCCGTCGACGCTGTGGTCGCTGACCATGGACCGTGAGCGCCCCGGGTCGTTGGTGCATTCCGTCGACCGCCTGGCGCTGGCCGCCAGGGCGGTGCGTGACCAGTTGTCCAGCGACACCTGGGTGGTGCTGGCCGGGGTCGAACGCGCGCTGGCGCACAAATCCGAACCACCGGACTCGCTGGCCGAGGCCGACGCCGTGCTCGCGACGGCGCAGTCGCAGACCCTGGTCGGGATGCTCACGTTGGCCGGCGTAGCCGGTGAGTCGATGGTGCACGATGTCGGCTGGACCCTGATGGACATCGGCAAGCGCATCGAGCGTGGGCTTGGCCTGACCGCGTTGCTCAACGCCACGCTGACCACCGTGCGGGACCCGGCCGCCGAGCGGACCGTCATCGAATCCGCACTCACCGCAGCCGAATCCGCGGTGATCTACCGCCGCCGCACCGCCGGCATGGTGAGCGTGGCGGCACTGGCCGAATTGATGCTCTTCGACCCGACGAACCCGCGGTCGCTGGTGTACCAGCTGGAGCGGCTGCGGGCCGACCTCGGCGACCTGCCCGGCTCGTCGGGGTCGTCGCGACCGGAACGGATGGTCGCCGAGATGAGCACCCTGCTGCGACGATCGCATCCCGCCGAGCTCGAAGCAGTCGCCGGTGGCCGGCGAAAACAGCTGACCGACCTGTTGACCTCCGTGCATGTCGCGTTGCGCGAGCTGGCCGAGGTGATCGCCGCGACGCAGCTCGCGCTGCCCAGCGACATGCAGCCGCTGTGGGGCCCCGGCGAGAGCCGCGTGCTGCCGTGA
- a CDS encoding zinc-binding metallopeptidase family protein: MRDFHCPNCGQRLTFENSTCLVCGSALGFSLAQMALLVITTGDDADHAGFVSASEYELCANRYVAECNWLVPIMSGGLCESCQLTIERPNDADKEGLAEFASAEAAKRRLVVELRELKLPIVGRQQDPDYGLAFRLLSSAHEKVMTGHENGVITIDLAEGDDVHREQLRVEMDEPYRTLLGHFRHEIGHYYYYRLIAPSSEYVARFNELFGDANADYQEALDRHYSEGAPEGWEKTFVSSYATMHPAEDWAETFAHYLHIRDTLDTAAWSGFAPATATFDRPVLGPSAFATIIDMWLPVSWSLNMVNRSMGHDDLYPFVLPVAVLEKMKFIHGVVDEVTAPSGKRDPVRA; encoded by the coding sequence ATGCGTGACTTCCATTGCCCGAACTGCGGTCAGCGCCTCACCTTCGAGAATTCGACCTGCCTGGTCTGCGGCAGTGCGCTGGGTTTCTCCCTCGCACAGATGGCCCTGCTGGTGATCACCACCGGCGACGACGCCGACCACGCCGGCTTCGTCAGCGCGAGCGAATACGAGCTGTGCGCCAACCGCTATGTCGCCGAATGCAATTGGCTGGTGCCGATCATGTCCGGCGGGCTGTGCGAGTCCTGCCAGCTGACGATCGAACGGCCCAACGATGCCGACAAGGAGGGTCTTGCCGAGTTCGCGAGCGCCGAGGCGGCCAAGCGCCGCCTGGTCGTCGAACTGCGCGAGCTGAAGCTGCCGATCGTCGGACGTCAGCAGGATCCCGATTACGGGCTGGCGTTCCGGTTGCTGTCCAGCGCGCACGAGAAGGTGATGACCGGACACGAGAACGGCGTCATCACCATCGATCTCGCCGAGGGCGACGATGTGCACCGCGAGCAATTACGGGTCGAGATGGACGAGCCGTACCGCACTTTGCTAGGGCACTTCCGCCACGAGATCGGCCACTACTACTACTACCGGCTGATCGCCCCGTCCAGCGAGTACGTGGCCAGGTTCAACGAGTTGTTCGGTGACGCGAACGCCGACTATCAGGAGGCGCTGGACCGGCATTACAGCGAAGGTGCGCCGGAGGGCTGGGAGAAGACCTTCGTGTCGTCGTACGCGACCATGCATCCGGCCGAGGACTGGGCGGAGACGTTCGCGCACTACCTGCACATCCGCGACACTCTGGACACCGCGGCGTGGTCGGGCTTCGCTCCGGCGACGGCGACGTTCGACCGGCCGGTGTTGGGGCCCAGCGCTTTTGCCACCATCATCGACATGTGGCTGCCGGTGTCGTGGTCGCTGAACATGGTGAACCGGTCGATGGGTCACGACGATCTCTATCCGTTCGTCCTGCCGGTCGCGGTGCTGGAGAAGATGAAGTTCATCCACGGCGTCGTCGACGAGGTGACCGCGCCCAGCGGCAAGCGTGATCCGGTGCGCGCCTAG